DNA from Ictalurus punctatus breed USDA103 chromosome 7, Coco_2.0, whole genome shotgun sequence:
CTCCAGTGCATCCTCCACACTCAGCAATGTTGCACCTGTGCATAGAGATGGATCGTTATTAGCTAATGCTTTACCAAAATTTAGGCGATGTTTGCAAATGTTTGCAACAGGAACAAAATCAAGGTATTAAATGTCACAGGGACAACAATGAAATGGTCAGACAATATAGGGCTGTATTAGTTAAAGTTCCAAACACATATAATATGATACAATATGGTTCCAAATTGTACACACAAACTAATTACACAAAACCTGGAATACAAAAAAACTGAGCGAGAGGATTTAAGTGTTcctgtgacattttttttcttcagtatatAGGTACTATAAtcgtttaaaaatatattcatgtgaaataaatgaaagaactACATTTGCCTACCCATCCTCATACACTCCACTGAAGCATGGGCCCAGTTCTCATTCTTTGTGGCTATAAAAACATAACAATGTCCTCGGAAAGGAATCCAGACCTTGGATTTCTTTGGTTCTGGGCAGTGTCCTGGGAGTTCAGGGGGATCAGTGGGTGCGATATCTGCAtagtagaaaaaaataaataagctgtGACCATATCCGTTTGTTTTTGAACTTTcaaaaattacaaacaaaaaagttacttttaaacaataaataaatcaataatctGAAAGAATTCATTTAGAAGTATCCAACCTGTGGAAATGACAAATAAATTCACTTCTCTAtcttcatacacacataaacatgtgGTGGTTTTCTATGGACAATGGCCCTCTTCCCCTGATTTCACTCGAACAACTTAGTACTGCAATCGGTGAAATCTTTCTCTGCAGATATAATGAGGTCTAGGACCTACCTGGTGAGCGTTTGCAGAGGGAGTAGTAGCTTTTGCTGCAATCTGATGTCTTCCATGTTCCATCTGTTTCAATGTATACACAGGCCTGGTTTCTCAGTGGCTCACCTGAAGCCCATTTAGTGTAGCGCAATAACCAGTTATCAATCCAACGGTATCGTCCACTGGTCTACAAGCAACAGTAAAGAAGATAGTGGAGTGTGTGAGACACCAAGACACGATGGCATGTCTAAGAACCACTTACTAACTCATCTTCCCATAATTCTCTAGCTCCATGGTTCACCACCAGGCGTCCATGAAGCGTAGTATATGGTACATAGTACAGTgttggaaatcacaacccatcATTCTCACCAAAGGTATTACAGTGTATCTATTATAGAGTTCCTCTACGCATTTGCCCATTTGATAAATCAGATGAACGGAATGGATTTTGATCCATATCTAATATCTCAAAAACAGAGTtcaggaaagaagaaaaactctGTGGctcaaaaaaaaccaaacaaacaaaaaaaacatattatagACGGTTAAATACTAAGcgtaatatttgaatatttggaatatgtttgtaaaataaatctataaGGGGGGGGTCCATGGATAAACGTTTTGCAGTTAAAAATGTCCCTGGCTTCAAAAGGTTTGAGAATACCTGCTCTGGCTTACTCTTTTTCCTTTATCCTGGATCACAGTGAACCTCAAATGTTGATTCAATTGCATTTTAATTCTGTGCGTGTTATCATAAAGATATGtgaaaccctaaccctaacccatggATTCACTTCAGTGCATGTATGACACCATGGAATGGATTTGCAGTAACACTGTGGCTCAGGAACATCTATCCATATCTCCTGCAACTAGTTTTCCTTTCAGTGTGCCTTTACAAATTGTTTGGTGTGCTTACCACATTGCTGTTTAGTCCGATCCAAATAGGCTCTTTCAATCTGCCAGTTCTGAGGGTGATGAACGCCTGGGTGACAGAGTCTAACATGCTAGCTAAGTCAGCATCGTCTGCTTTGCACTGCCGCCTTGCCTCATCCCAGCTCATCTTCTCAGTCTGTATCTTATACGAATTATTTCCCAGTTTAAAGTATGATGCTGATGACACTGTTGTCGCTGGAACTTGGATCTGAGAATCTGCAGCAGATTAAACATACATTCCTAATAAAGGTCTAATAAAATTAGTTTTGTAACGTTTGATGATTATGTTGATTTGACAGTTCACTGGTACTATAATAGTTTGTGCTGCAGCTACTTCCACTCACCGATATTCCTCTTACAGACGAAACCTCGTTTCTCTTCGCAGTTCTCAACCTTCCACATGCCAGTAATCCTGTCTGGTGTCTTCACCATAATGACGCAGTCAAACTGCAGAAGATGATGAttatgtaattaaataatatcCTTAGGAAAGGAGTTACGTCAGCATATAACAATACACTGCCAAATAACACGTGAAAAAATGTCGTCGAAATTAGGgccatttttacaaaaaagcTTAAAGGTGCTAAAAGAGGACTggggaggtctggggtgcagtcggtgttccacttcatcccaaatgtgttcagtgcggttgaggtcagggctctgtgcaggacacttgagttcttccactccaactttggcaaaccatgtcttcatgctttgtgcacaggggtattgtcatgccGGAACATGTCTGTGGCCATTATTTCCAGTGACGGGAAACTGTAatgcaattgtgtgcttccaattttgtggcaatagtttggggaagaaccacatatgggtgtgatggtcaggtgtccacatacttatgGCTATGTAgagtaaaatatataattatataataacatgTAATACCATACAGTCATCGATATGGTGACGCTTTCAGTAAGTagatgtttattgaacatttctggaggtatcagtgctttgtaatagtcagtAAGTTGTCCACCATGtgaggacagaggactttgtgctttctgagGTGTGATAATGAGTTGATAAAATGCTGCAGTGCACTTacctttcaacaagtgagaATTGTTTTGGACTGCCTAAATGATCATGAATTTAGAGGTTTTAGGTATAGCAAGCATTCGCATGGAATTTACATCTACATTTTTGTTAAAGACCTCAGGGGTGTAtggtgtcttagtggttagcacgttcaccttgCACCTCCAAgcttgggggttcgattcctgtctGTAATTTCTAGAGCCAGATATTTTTTAGAACTTAAGGGAAACATTTGATTTCAAGAAATAACCTAGATGGAACTGAGAGACTCCTGACTTGAAGGTGgtacacaaaacaacaacaactggcAACTACTGTATGCACACAGTAGTGGTCTAAATGGTCTGTTCACAAAATCAACTTAAGAGCCCGTGTAGCAGAAGTCTGAATAAGGAGAAGACTATTAATATATTGAAGGCCATAACGCtgagaacaaaaacaaatttatgTCAGTCAAGTACTTGCCCCAGAAAATCTTATAGTTCATGAAAAATCATAAATACCAGATAGTAGATTTTCAAACCGCATGATAATTTTGAACCCTGTCTTAAGTTACATATACATGTAATAGGACATTGTATGCGTGAACTCAGGTTTTCTCAAGTTTTCTATGATTAATGAAGCCCCTATTACAGCCACAGCCACGATGTCACTCCAAAGCATGCATGGGATTTGTTATATAGAACAAGTAACGACAACATATATAAAGTGAGTAACCATCACAAGGCTAATTCTGTTCAAGACAAGTGTCTCCATTTTCAAGCTTCATGTGATTGTAAAGACTTGATGCTAGAAAGGTTGAAAAGGACCGTTTGAAAGAATGAATGTCTCCTGTCGTAGCATCGTACGGTAACATTCCAGGATCCAGCAAAGGAAAGGGATAATTTTTCATATGTATCATTATACTTTGATCTTGATTTTGGTGCTGCATAAGGGGAACAAACTTAGAACCATCAGAAGAACGTTCACTTCACTGAAACGTGATTAAAAAGAGATTCTGGATTTGATAACTAGAAGAATTCCCCACTGGAATCAAAAGTGGTCGACATCAAAGCCAACTGCCATCAAAGACTGAAAGCCAAGCACAGTTATGTCAGACCTACCGTGCTGTCTCCTGCTAAGTCAATGTTCCACTTTGAGATGAAGACCTGTATTGAAAAGAGTAAGCTTTTATAACAGATTTGTATTTTTAAGAACTCGGTATATAATGACTATACGTATGACACGAGACAAGACATCCAACAGTATGAACACGACCACACATGAAGTCAAatgtgtggttttgttcaaacaCAAGACAAGCGGGGTTGCCAAGCCAAGCAGTAGCAGTGGGGTTGTGggaaaacttttattttgaatgaGTGAACACAGAGGTTCACAGAGAAGCCACTGGTGGATTTTTATATATCCATGCACACCGAAAACCGAGAATTGAGTGACAAAGTATTGCAAAAAACTTCTCTCATTTGCATTAACCTATCTCTGTTAGGCTGGTTTTTCAGCACTGGTGTACCTGAAGAACAAGTATAGAGTCAGACTCATGACTGAAGTTTGCATCTTTTCCTCAGCCACGACTCGATCACCTCGCATCATCTATCCAAGCTCAACGACttcaaaaaaaatgttgaagttGTTTTcaattatgttaattaggtttcAAAACATTCGTAAAAGTGGGTCGTACTCGCAAAAAGCTTAAGAACTACTGATCTAGAAATGACCCAAAGACCCAAGTGGTTGCCAAGCGTATGGTACAAGTAGACCGCGTAAAGAAAGAACCAGTTGAAAGGTTTTctacagaaagaaaacattaagCGGCTctaatttcttttttattttatcttaaagCCGAGAATGGTCATTCGCAAAAGAGCgtatgatataaatatataaacatgtgattgaAGGTTCAAGTCTTCCAAGAAATAACTGGTGAACATGTAGCAACATACACTGCAACATGTAACAAAGACTGGACATCACAAAGGTACAAATTCTGAAATTTCAGCAGTGAGTTAACAAGCACACTCTGTTAAGAACCATCGCCCTCTAGAATGGTCTCACCGTGTTACTGTATACTAGGATTCTTGTTCTGAGAAAAGCAGAAGCAAAAGTGAAATCTAACAGATCTGATGGCAGTTTCTATTGGGGGTCCAGAAACCCAATTTCTTTCAAATGCTTACTGTCAGAAATGACAAAGAGTCTTCCAGCACTGAACATGGAATATCCGTCTGTTACAACCAGTGCAAGTTAGCAACCATGAACTGAGAAGTAGGATCATACGACATGGACAGAAGAAGtaggcaaaatgttttgtttacatcTAGATGGTTTCCATTGAACTACTTTGCAATCGCGGTTAAGGCGGATGAGCACAGAGGAATCTATATAAGAGAAGATTTGCATGACCCTCACTGCCACAGATTATCCTCAAACGCTTGTGCTTGTCACCCAGAAGACAAAGACTTCTCTAAAGCAACTTTAAAGCTTTGAGCCTTAGCATGTGGGTATAGTTACATAAGAAAGAGCATTGCTTTTAGTaagtagcaataataataataataataataataataataacgaacaagtgtgtgtgattaggcCAAAAtgagtatgtgtatataatagAGAAAGGACACTTGCATCTACTCCATATACTCGGCGTCCATCTGGAAATGACACTGGATATCCTTTGGCCCAGTTGGTGAACTTGACACCTTTCCCATCTGTCCAAAGGAAGCGCATCTCCGAGTTGATATCATTCAAGCCAATCCACACGTCATCACGTGAACTGAGCATCATAGTGGTGAGAAATgctgagaagaaaaagagataTTAAAGCAGACTTATGGTTCAATTTCTCAGCATAAAGTTATGTAACTATTACACAGGTTATGGaggggtcattccatctcaagtggtctatatatatatatctgtctatatatataaaactgatccctagagcacattacaaggtacaagGTCATATATAaccatcctgagccgagatatcgaggtttccataaacatacagctgtatcaccaaaatttgttgtgtgccaggAGACAAAGATGGCCGTCAtggttaaaccaagtaaaataaatttttaaaaactggtggttttgcTACAcctaaaagattaaaaaaattaaaaatggtcaagcaaccaactttacaattattggaccacttgaaaTGGATTGACCTGGAGAACAGTTGTAgaagtaaaaaatttttaaaaatattttgcagaGTAGTTCAGCGAGTACCTTGCTCTGCTTGACTCCGAATGGACACTAAGTTGCCTCCTTGAGAGATGCAGTATAGTCGAGCATCATGCCATATTTTCTCTTCATTGCTATCTTTCCCTACAAATTTATAACACTGGGGAGAAGTTTAAATAATGTCAGACAAGCAATGTTTATCaatctttttaaaattgtgtgtaaatcTTTTTGCATAAGCCAATCCAAACCAATCAATCATTTTTCTCTGTATTTTACAAAAGTTTCagaaatgctgattttcttgtaaaaaaaacaacaggtgTGTCctgaattacaataataataataataataataataataataataataataataattattattattattattattattattattattattattattattattgttgttgttgttgttgttgttattatataatataattataataataataattattattattagatgtgAATTAAGTGAGCTGAAAAGAAAGGTGGTTTGACAAGAAAATCAGAGACAAAATATGTATCTACTGTATCCAGGCGATCAAACACATCACAGGGAAACAGAACACTATCCAGTGTTATCCAGATGGATCAGTGAGGCCCACTGTCTGATGTAAGCAGCCACGGACAGTGGAATGTTTACACATTCATTAGTTTATATTTTTGCAAAGCCATTGTTTTGGTCAAGGTAAATTCACTCACTTTTCCCTGAAAGGAGGTCCAGTCAGAACTACAGCCTCCCGTCGGTACAGTGGTAGGAGCCGCTGTGCTGGTGACAAAGTTAACACTTCTTTTACAGATAGAGGGTAACTGTACTCCACAATTGATATCATTCCAGTATCCTGAGAAAGAGATGATTTCATGGAATCCCCAAATTTTTGTCAGCAACCAGATTATTCAGATTAAAATGCATGAGGTGGTCTTACCATTCTTGTACGTGGTAACACAGTTTTCATCGTTATTGGCAAAGTTTGGTTCGTTTTGGTTCCATGCTGTATAGACAACCGGGGAACCATCCACCCAGCTGTAAGAATAAGAAAACGTTAATACCACAGATGGAAAAATGCTCTTTTCCTTGTGTCACCACTTTGTTAATGTTACCTAAAGGATTTATCTAATCCCACTGTCATTCCAATGTAGTACTGGTCTTCTGTGCCTCTTGAAATCTGTAAGATTGAAGTCATAAAACACAAATAACTTTTAAATTTTCATTATCAGAACAGAACGGAGGCAATGGTTCGGGTCCTTTACCTGTTTAAATATAAACTTCTTCTCACTTAGACCAGTTATGATAACAAGGTCAGAATGGTTCTTAATGCAAAATGTACGAGCAGCTTCCATATCCAGGCGCTCGTTATTAAGGTAGTACTGACTACCGTTGAACTGGATCCAGCCATCAGCCGTAATGTTGAACTCTGCTTTGGAGCAAAAGAGAGAGTCTTACCACAAGAACTTCAGATTGTAGAAATGAAAAATTTTGCTTTGAGGATTAATCTAATTTTAGTATGATCAACGCATGCTGACTAATCAATATCAGCTATTTTAGTAAGCTAATTTAAAGGTGGGCGAAATTAATACATTAAGTGAAATGATACCTTGGGGGGGGTTGGTAGGTGGAGGTTTTGGCGTCGTTCCTATGGTAAGGGTCAGAGTTAAAcaattacagaatgatcacagTAAGGCAATAGTTTGTTGctatttctgaaatattttaagtgttgtgcaaaaaaacaaaacaaaactggtgGCGCATATACActgcaattgtgtgtgtgtgtgtatgtgtgtgagcaagtgtttgtgttgttttggctGGACTACCTACCCAGTCGTATCTGACAGATCCAATCATTGTAGGCTTCACAATCCCGATCGTTCCATCTATGACCATAGTAGAAGCTGGCTTCTGCACAATGCTCATTAGAATTGTAATTATTGGGCTCCCCATAGCTCCAGTTCTCATAGTTTGACTAACatacaggaacacacacatacacacacacaaaagggaGGAAAATTAGACACAAATAACATAGGCTTAACATGCAGCATGTAAAAGCCGCACACCACAAATTTTGCCTCTGATTTACACAAacgtaaaaataaattcaattaaataattaaaatatttccatGTCTTTCGTCAATTCTCCAACATTAATAAAGTTTTAAATACAACATAAGCTTGTTGTTTGTTCTTTGATATTCCTATACTACAAAAAGACTAAAAATGAATGACTGTTGTGTACTTATGTCACCAAGCCCCGAAGATTTGGATTCCATTTGATAAGAAACCATTTAAGGTTTACGGTATTCTCAACATGGTATCTAGTTTAAATAAAACCACTGAAGCAATGAATAGGATCATACAGAAATGATCAGCGGAAATAAAATTAACTCACTGAAGTTCCATCTGACCATGCAAAGCCAGCATTATCATCCAGCATATTAAAGCCAATCCATGCAGGTTCACTTCCCCCACCATACCTTTTAGAGGACAACACataatatgtattatattatattatattatattatacataatatgtataatgagagagagagagaaagtaaataTTTGGGACTCTTATCAACAGAGTAGAAAGAAatgatctttttaaaaaaagaagaagaagaaactagAAATCATTTGAATTcttattaaattacaaaaaaaaaagatctcattGTAAAGAATGTAGAAAACATACTTACGGTAAAATGTTGGTTTCACTTTCAGCGTGAAAGCTAGCAAGATCACCACCAATGGATTTGCAGTAGTTGCGTGCATCAAGCCATGATTTCTTATtctcttttgtatttttatataccTAAGAAGTTAGGAATAAGTGCATGATGTGTGTTGCATGAGAATGTGTATCAATTTTATGCAGAAttgctattttttttgtgtgtagtgACGATACCTGAATGCAATTGGCAGGGtctttttttatccatttggaGGGGCAACTGAGAGGTTGTGTCAGAGGAGGCTCTCTGGTTGTAGTAACACCCTCGGCTATTTTCTTACAGATGTACTTCTCTTTACTATCACAGGTGACTACATCCCATAATCCTGCCGAAGTCCCAGTTCGCACGGCAACACAGCCCTGTCGCCTATCTAAATGTCAGGTAGACAAAAGAAGTCAACATTATGACTTCTGTAAATTATAAAGTTGCAGTTCACTACATCATTCAGGTTATTTCTAActaaatatttaatgtaaacTAGAGGACTTATTAATAATTTCCATACCTGGCATTCCTACATTAAAGTGTGTAAATTTGACTGCTTGCTTATTTGTCCACTCAAAGCGTTCAACACGTTCTGTATTGGACAGGCCAATCCAGAAATATTTTTCAGGCCGTAAACCAATCAGGCTGATGAGAAAAGCATTCTCATACCTAAAATAAAGCCCACAtcaacacatcaacacacacaggCAGGTCCATGCAGGTAGGTAGTTTAATTTACTGGTGTATAAAAACAGTATTCGACTAATGTGTGCATTACCTGTCTGCAACTTGAGCTAGGTTAGCTGCACTCTGTTCACATGCTGTTTTGGCTTCACTGAAGGTTTTGGCTTCTACCGCAATGCTGTAGCAGTAGGAGCTGAACCTGATCCAACCCTAAAAGAACCACAGAAACCAGACTCATTTCAGTTATTTCAgtttttaacatatttggaccagcagacatttgatcctctttgaaattTCAACTTGATTCTGCCTATTAATAtaggtgatacactctatcaaatgacacataaaattgacattttgtagtcattttcacaatttaaatgaacaaaaaacagatcagtcacatggaaaaagtaaatacaccccCCTGCATCTATCACACATTCagatccataaaattagaatcagatgTTCAAGATtgtgtgccagtgattagatCCTGCTTAGGGAgcgcaggtggaaccggtcttatttatacccctctcatatctagtgtctggtgttctccttgctattgaggtgtgtggtgtcatcatgccaagatctaaagagttctgtaaggccttcagaataaaaaggttgtggatgcctatgagtctggtgagggatttaaaaaggtctccaaattatttgaattccatccactgtaaggaaaatcatctacaaatggctcagatttcaaacaactgccaaaaTGTCCAGGACCGGCCGTCcctgcaaattcagcccaagagcagaacAACTggtgcaaaaagaagtctctaaaacccccaaaatttcatcacaggatttGCTAGTAAGTCtagcaactgttggtgtcaaagtgcatgcttctacaatcagaaagcgattgcacaaatttgacctgcatgggaggcgtgtcaggaaaaagcctttgcaagactacagtttgccaatgagcatataggcaaagacccggtcttttggaataatgtgctctggacagacgaatcaaagataaaatggtttggccacagtaacagcagacatgtttggtgtagaccaatgacagcttttcaggagaagcacctcataccaactgtgaagcacggcgGTGGAGatattatggtttggggttgctttgctgcctcagggactggacagcttgcattcagtgattcaactatgaatccTGCATCATACCAAAGAGCGCTTGAAGATAATCTGAGGCCATCTGCCCAAACCTTTCAACacgataatgatcctaagcacacgagcaagTCCACcaagaatggctcaaaaagaagaaatgaagtgttatggaatggcctagtcaaagcctggatgtGAATCCAATTGAAATGCTGTGGGGGGGATTtaaaatgggcagtacatgcaagaaaaacctTCAAAACATATTGAAAcggaaagaatattgcatggaagagtggtcacaATTCCTGCaggcctggtggacaattatgcaaaacgcctacaagaagttatttctgctaaagggggcaatactagattctgaggccaagggtgtacttactttttccacagaacaatatcacatctattgatatgtctgttgaataaatgattgaaaaagctaattttccttgtgggttTGTAAATCAACTTCATCAAACTTCAActcgtccaaatatgtcaaaaaagctaacaatttccatggggtgtacttattttttcacatgtctgtatatacacaatattgtacaaaagtcttaggcatgtgtaaagaaatgctgtaaactaAGCATAAATGCctttcaaaaaaagaaatgtaaaaaaatgtataaacattttctctttatctactatagagagcagtaaacagtaataaaggaAACAACCTAACTGGTCAGTTTCCTcacaaaactgcacaaattatACGTGAGACTACTGAGATTtttttactcttactcaagtaattattaacattattacttttactctTTACTCTTACTTTTACTCttacttttacttgagtaatttttattgttataagtagttttacttgtacttgagtaaagtttttggctactctacccacctctgctaacatccattttctgtaccgcttatcctacacagggtcacagggagcctgagcctatcccatgggactctgggcatgaggtgggggaCACATTGGATGGGaatgggatgccaacccattgcagggcacaatcgcgcacacactcacagacaatttagaaacccccaaagcatgtggagaacatactccgtgcacacagggtggaggtgggaatcaaacccccaaccctgtaggtgtgctaaccactaagcgaACATGCCCCCccttctgtaacatttaattatttaatatttttgttcattgtttatATAGACGTCACTGAGCCCTAGGTCCCTGAATATATATTTAGTTCTCacctgtttgtgttgtgtttttacaTTATAAACCTAGACAGACTTTTTTATGGATACTGCATATGGATGTTTGATGACCAT
Protein-coding regions in this window:
- the mrc1a gene encoding macrophage mannose receptor 1 isoform X3, coding for MKKLHFPLFVLLCLCMALHNTVQLDSSAFLIYNEAHNKCMKVVEPNVAQASDCDLSSDTQHFRWISSSRILSISHKLCLGAQDLKEWVRVVLLPCNELSPMQIWECKNETLFGIKGQMLHLNYGNRHEPNLLLYSGTGSWSRWEIYGSKNDLCSHGYQEMFTIGGNALGNPCQFPFKYGEKWYAECTLDGRSDGHLWCSTVTDYDMDKKWGFCPTKSSSGWDTDPITGVFYQRNTQSVLTWHQARKSCQQQDADLLSIMELHEQTYISGLTNILGSSLWIGLNSLDFESGWQWSNGNPFIYLNWAPGHPLLEPGMNCAALNAGKASKWESTACSSKLGYICRKGNSTTITPSVGKNQPSFCPTTWVPYSGHCYSLSRTKMMWKDALTACRKEGADLISIHNIEEHSFIISQSGYLPTDEIWIGLNDQKTQNLFEWSDRTHVTFAKWLVGEPSHTAILREDCVLMKGKEGKWADHMCEKEYGYMCKKKASTKPAGAPEVISPGCPAGWIRFSSYCYSIAVEAKTFSEAKTACEQSAANLAQVADRYENAFLISLIGLRPEKYFWIGLSNTERVERFEWTNKQAVKFTHFNVGMPDRRQGCVAVRTGTSAGLWDVVTCDSKEKYICKKIAEGVTTTREPPLTQPLSCPSKWIKKDPANCIQVYKNTKENKKSWLDARNYCKSIGGDLASFHAESETNILPYGGGSEPAWIGFNMLDDNAGFAWSDGTSSNYENWSYGEPNNYNSNEHCAEASFYYGHRWNDRDCEAYNDWICQIRLGTTPKPPPTNPPQAEFNITADGWIQFNGSQYYLNNERLDMEAARTFCIKNHSDLVIITGLSEKKFIFKQISRGTEDQYYIGMTVGLDKSFSWVDGSPVVYTAWNQNEPNFANNDENCVTTYKNGYWNDINCGVQLPSICKRSVNFVTSTAAPTTVPTGGCSSDWTSFQGKCYKFVGKDSNEEKIWHDARLYCISQGGNLVSIRSQAEQAFLTTMMLSSRDDVWIGLNDINSEMRFLWTDGKGVKFTNWAKGYPVSFPDGRRVYGVDFDCVIMVKTPDRITGMWKVENCEEKRGFVCKRNIDSQIQVPATTVSSASYFKLGNNSYKIQTEKMSWDEARRQCKADDADLASMLDSVTQAFITLRTGRLKEPIWIGLNSNVTSGRYRWIDNWLLRYTKWASGEPLRNQACVYIETDGTWKTSDCSKSYYSLCKRSPDIAPTDPPELPGHCPEPKKSKVWIPFRGHCYVFIATKNENWAHASVECMRMGATLLSVEDALESNFIHRNIEILHDESKSFWIGIHRSYTGEWMWIDNTVVDYINWAPRSPGTSGDCVEVKSETGLWMNSHCNGYRGYICKTPKIIPPTEKQPEIQPHVEEASHGYTGIAIAVVLVIIAVAGLAAFLFYKRPTTPVVGECTFDNTLYFNNPARATTTVDTKGLVTNMEQNENA